The following nucleotide sequence is from Flavobacteriales bacterium.
ACAATCGGTTACTTTGTTAAAATATGCCGAATAAAAAGTTAAGAATGTAAAAAACACAATCATAGCCATTAGTGACCAGTTGGCCAATTTAGGACGTGCGCCAATAAGTACCATTATACCAACAACTACTTCAAAAATACATATCCCCGCAGCCATAACAAGAGCATAAGGAATAAGGAATTCAAGGTTAAGAACATCGGCAGAAAAATATTCTTCTAGTTTGTAAGAAAAACCAACGGCATCGTTAGCTTTAATGAGTCCTGAAATAATAAACAAGACACCTACTATTAATCGTGATAAATAAGTTAAAAATTTCATATTAATTAAGTTTAATTAGTGCAAAAATGGCATAGTTAATCATATCGAAATAATTAGCGTCTATACCTTCTGATATTAATGTTTTTCCTTGATTGTCTTCGATTTGTTTAACACGAAGTAATTTTTGAAGTATCAAATCAGTAAGTGAACTTACTCTCATATCTCTCCAAGCTTCTCCGTAGTCGTGATTTTTAGACATCATCAACTCTTTAGATTCTGAATAGTATTTTTCGTATAATTCTTGTATTTCTTCATTCTCCATATCAGGCT
It contains:
- a CDS encoding DUF1599 domain-containing protein yields the protein MEQTIREYDMASAKCKDIFIKKMKDYGCAWRILRLSSLTDQIFIKAQRIRSIEMKGSQKVGEDIRNEFVGIVNYSIIALIQLEKGIAEQPDMENEEIQELYEKYYSESKELMMSKNHDYGEAWRDMRVSSLTDLILQKLLRVKQIEDNQGKTLISEGIDANYFDMINYAIFALIKLN